The Endozoicomonas sp. 4G DNA segment ATAACAGATCATAAGAACACCGCATTTACCCGCATTAATTCTGCTTCGATTCCACGCCCCGATGCGTCTTATGGTCTGGTGATGCTGTCGTATGTTCTGGTTGAAATCGCTTCTTTGTCTGAAATAAAGGCGATTATCTGCGAAGTGAAAAGGGTATTAAAACCCGATGGTGTAGCCGTCGTTATTGCCAGTTCAGAACAAAAGTTTCAGGGAAACTGGTTGTTGATCAATAATGATTTCCCTGAAAACAGGGCGCTTACCAGTGGCTGTCGGGTTAAGTGCTCTGTGGTGGGCTCCGGGGTCGTCTTTGAAGATTTCTTCTGGACGGATAAGGACTACCGGTCAGTATTTTCTCAATCGGGTTTGGAAGTGCTGGAATGTCATCAACCTCTGGGGAAACCGGAAGACGGGATGCCCTGGAAGGACGAGCTTTATTCGCCTTTGTTCAGTATTTACATTTTGGGACGTTGGCTGGCATAGTTCTGAGTCGAGCAACAAGGCTTCGTAAAAAAAGGAGTGATGGGTGAGTAAGCCTTGCAAGGTGGGTTTTCTGTTATATCCCGATTTCTCTCTGCTGGGACTGTCTTCAGCCCTTGAAGTGCTGAGAGCCGTCAATCAGGTGACCGGGCAGATGGTTTATGAAAGTGTTGTTATTGCCGAGTCATCCGTCACCAGTAACCTGGGGCTTGTTATTGAGCCCTCGCAGTCGGCGCTGGAATCTATGGATGGGGTGATTCTGGTGGCTTCAGAAACCGATATTGATATTCCTTCTGCCTCATTGTCTGAGATTGCTGTTTTGGGAGGGATTGGCAAAGGGGCCAACCGGTTAGCGAGCGCCGGTTTTCTTGATGGTTATCGGGCCCGGCTGGAAGGGGCAGCGGATGCTCTCCAGATACTTTATCCCAGGGTGGCGTTGAGTCAGACCGCTTTTGAACTGGATCGAAACAGAATGACCTGTGGGGCAGGAACCGCGGCTATGGATATGATGCTCGCTTTGATCGCTCGGGAGCAGGGGATTGATCTGGCTGCCCGTGTCTCGGAATTATTGGTCAGGGATCGTCTAGGTGAGCCGCTGACTGCGTCTGTCGCAACCCCCGTCAGAAAGCAACAGCCACAGATTGAGGAGGCAATACAATTGATGGCTGCCAACATAGAAGAGCCTCTGGGTGCTGACGAACTGGCCTCTCTGGTGGGGATTTCGCGAAGACAGCTGGAACGACTGTTTCGCAAACATTTGGATACGGTGCCTTCCAGGCACTATCTGAAACTCAGGCTTGAGCAGGCCAGAAAACTGCTCAGGGAGAGTGACAGGCCGGTTGTGGATGTGGCGATGGCCTGTGGTTTCTCCAATGCTTCACATTTCAGTACGGCGTATAAAAACCATTTTGACCTGACGCCCAGGGAAGAGCGACAGTAGCCTTCTATTCGCAGAGCGGCAGAAGGCTAACGGAGAAAGACATTAATACTGACTGAAAACCTGCCTGCCATCGACAAAGGTCATCAGAACTTCATGATGTTTGTTCATAACGGCGATGGATGCACGCTTACCCACTTTAATGCTCCCCAGTTCATTATCCAGACCGAGCAGAGTGGCCGGTGTCAGGGAAGCCATGTGCACAGCACTCAGCGGATCGACATCGACTTTTTCGATCATATTAGCGACGGCACGGTTCAGCGTCAGGGTGCTGCCTGCCAGGGCACCGGATTCGGTTCTGGCAACGCCGTCTTTTACGTTAACGGTCAGCAGTCCCAGCTGGTATTCACCGTCACTCAGGCCACCTGCACACATGCAATCGGTGATTAACGCGGTTTTATCCGCCCCTTTGAGGCGGTAGACCAGATCCATTATGACGGGATCAACATGAACGCCGTCAGCAATCAATTCCGCATAGATATCCCGATGGTGCAGCACGGCACCGGCGGTGCCGGGTTGACGATGATGCAATCCGAGCATCTGGTTAAAAATATGCACGCCGCCAACTGCTCCGGCTTCGAAGGCTTTTTTGCAGACTTCGTAGCTGGCGCCTGTGTG contains these protein-coding regions:
- a CDS encoding class I SAM-dependent methyltransferase encodes the protein MEYTKQQARAYAEEKNHPGFLIERDLPGLLAKYVKTGARALDYGCGAGLMMPLLKGAGFDVEGMDISANMLSLAITDHKNTAFTRINSASIPRPDASYGLVMLSYVLVEIASLSEIKAIICEVKRVLKPDGVAVVIASSEQKFQGNWLLINNDFPENRALTSGCRVKCSVVGSGVVFEDFFWTDKDYRSVFSQSGLEVLECHQPLGKPEDGMPWKDELYSPLFSIYILGRWLA
- a CDS encoding helix-turn-helix domain-containing protein yields the protein MSKPCKVGFLLYPDFSLLGLSSALEVLRAVNQVTGQMVYESVVIAESSVTSNLGLVIEPSQSALESMDGVILVASETDIDIPSASLSEIAVLGGIGKGANRLASAGFLDGYRARLEGAADALQILYPRVALSQTAFELDRNRMTCGAGTAAMDMMLALIAREQGIDLAARVSELLVRDRLGEPLTASVATPVRKQQPQIEEAIQLMAANIEEPLGADELASLVGISRRQLERLFRKHLDTVPSRHYLKLRLEQARKLLRESDRPVVDVAMACGFSNASHFSTAYKNHFDLTPREERQ